The following is a genomic window from Defluviimonas aquaemixtae.
CCGATTTCGTGATCGAGATCTTGCGCAACGCGGATGGCATTTCTCTCATCGGGCTCGTGCCGGAAGCGGCCGACCGCGCCCAGATCGTCGCCCAGTTGACCAACGTCGCCGGCACGGGCAGCGTGACCGACATGCTTGAAGCGGCGTCCCATCCGGTTCCCGACGGTTGGAAGGAAGCGGTCGAGTTTGGCATCGAGGCGCTCGCGGTGCTGCCGCGGTCCAAGGTCTCGATCAGCGCCACGCGCATTTCGGTTACCGCCATCAGCGACAGCGCGGCCGAGAAGGCGCGGATCGAATCGGAACTCAGCCGCAAAGCCCCGCGCGGGCTTCGGCTGGTGCTCGACATATCGGCGCCGCGCCCGGTGATCACGCCCTTCACGCTGCGCTTCATCATCGACCAGCAGAGCACACGGTTCGACGCTTGCTCTGCCGACAGCGAACGCGCCCGCGACCGGATCATCGCGGCGGCCGTCGCAGCCGGGGCCAGCGGAAAGTCCGCCTGCACGATCGGTCTCGGGGTGCCGACGCCGGACTGGGCCGAAGCGGTGACGATGGGGATTGCCGCACTGAAGGATCTCGGGGCCGGATCGATCACCTACTCGGATGCAGACATCTCGCTGATCGCGGCGGACACGGTCAGCCAGGAGGCGTTCGATCGCGTGGTAGGCGAGCTTGAATCCAATCTGCCCGAGGTCTTTTCGCTGCATGCGGTGCTAACCCCCGAACCCGAAGCGCCCTCGGCCGATACCGGCATCAAGGAATTTTCGGCGACGCTCAGCGAGGACGGGCGGCTCGATCTGCGCGGCCGCCTAGGTGGCGAGTTGTCGCGCGAGGCGGTCGAAAGTTTCGCGCGCGCCCGATTTGGCGGCGCGAAAGTTTACGCGGCAATGCGGCTCGATCCCGAGGTGCCGCCGGGTTGGCCGGTGCGTGTCCTCGCGGCGCTTGAGGCGATGGGGGAGCTTTCGTACGGGTCGGTTATCGTGCGTCCCGCCCTGATCCGGATCACCGGGGTGACTGGTTCGACCACCGCAAGCGACGCCGTAGCGCGCATCCTGTCGGACAAGCTCGGTGATGCCCAACAATTCGATCTCAACATCCGCTACGACGAAAAACTCGACCCGCTTCTCGGGCTACCCACCGACGAGGAATGCGAAACCGAGCTCAACCAGATCCTCGCCTTCGCAAAGATCAACTTCGAACCCGGCTCGGCCCAGATCGCAATAGATGCCAAGGACACGCTCGACAAGATCGCCGATCGGATGAGGGACTGCGCGGACTTTCCAATGGAAATCGCCGGTCATACCGACAGCCAGGGGCGGGAGGAGATGAACCTTTCGCTTAGCCAAGAACGGGCCGAGGCTGTGATCGGCGCGCTGATGTCACGCCGGGTGTTGACCGGAAATCTTACGGCGGTTGGCTACGGCGAAACCGTCCCAATCGCCGACAATGGAACCGACGAAGGCCGCGAGGCGAACAGGCGGATCGAGTTCCGGCTTCTGCGCCCTGCCTCAAGCGAAGTTGCGGGCGAAGGTGAAGACCAGGGCGAAGTCACGTCTGAAGGTGGCCCCGCGATCGTCGTCGAGGTCCAGACACCAGACGGTGATACGATCCGTCCGAGGAAACGACCCGAAGCGACGGACTGAGACCGGGCAGCCGCGCCACCTGAAACGCGGGCTTGACCGACGGCGCGCAGGAGGCGAAAGCAGGGCCATGAACAGAACCGAGCTTGTCTTTGCCACCGCGATCATTCTCTTCATCGCCTTCGGGCTGGGTTGGTTCGCATGCTGGATCCTGAACCGGCTGAGCCGCGTAACCCAGGCCGACATGGGCGAGCTGGAAAAGATGGCGCGCGACCTGCACGAGGCCGAGGAGACGCGCGACGAGGCGATCCGCTACATGGAGACCCGAGAGGCGGAGCTGGCGAACCAGCTCAACCAGTCCCAGGCGGAACAGCGCGCTGCAATGGACGGACTGCGCGAGGCCCGGCACGAGGCCGAAGAGCTCAGGGCTTATATCGAGCGGATGAGCCAGCGCTGAGTGGTCTTTCTTGAGTCCACCGATTCTATGTATATTGAGGTGGCGTCCGCTGGGCGCGCTGCGCGCCACCGGCGCGCGGATCGAAACTAGAGGGAGTGGAACGATCCTGGTCTCTCGATTTGCCGTCTTGTCGAAAACCTCGGTTCTGCCGCCGCACTTTCGATCGCGGCCCTTTTTCTCGCTGCGCCGGTTGCCGCGCAGCAGTTCATGTCCGAGGATGAACTTCTGGCAACGATCCCCGGCTCCATCATCGACGGGACCAGCAATGATGGCACGCGCCGGGCGCAAGCCTACAGCGCCTACAAGGGTGGCAAGGAATGCGGCGCCATCAACGTCGACTTTGGCGGTCAGAAGGGCAAGTCGAAGTGGTTTGTGAAGGACGGGCGGTGGTGTGAGGACTGGGGCAGCGGCAGCGCGTGCTGGCAGTTCGAGCGCGTGAGCTCGAAGAAACTCCGCATGTATGAGAACGACAAGCCGAAACCCAATCTCTGGGTACTGCGTTGAACAGAGGGGTGGATCGGACTAGAGCAGCTTACCAACGCCCCAGCGCGTCTTCGTCGGCGTCTTTTGCGGCGACCCACTTCGCCCCGTCCGGACCGATCTCTTTCTTCCAGAATGGCGCCCGGGACTTGAGATAGTCCATCAGGAATTCGGCCGCGTCGAACGCAGCCGCCCGATGCCGAGCGGCTGTGGCGACCATCATGATCGCTTCGCCGGGCGCGAGCAGGCCGTGGCGGTGGATGATCAGAAGATCGGCAAGGCCCCAGCGTGTCCGCGCTTCGTCGGCGATCGCCGCGATCGCCCTTTCGGTCATGCCGGGGTAGTACTCTATTTCCATCGCAGCCAGCTTACCGCTGTCGTCGCGGACCACGCCGAGAAAGGTCACGACCGCGCCGACGTCGCGCCCACCCTGGCCGAAATTTGCGCATTCCGCGCCGTAGTCGAAGGGCTCCCTTTGAACATGGATTCGCATTCTTAGCCCCCGGTCATGGGAGGAAAGAACGCGACCTCGCGAACCCCGTCGAGCGGCGCGGAGAAGTCCGAAAGCTCCTGATCGAGCGCGACCCTGAGCGCAGAAATGTCCGAGAAGGCAAGCGCGTAGCGCTCTTCTCGGGCGCGAAGCTCCTCGACGAGTTCGGCAACCGTCGTCGCCTGTGTCTCCACCCGCTCTCGAGGCTGGCCGATGCGCTCGCGGACCCACGCGAAGTAGAGGACGTCGATCATGCGTCGTCTTTCAGAAAGGGCAGCGCCTTCCGGAAGTAGTCCCATCCGGTAATGAATGTGAGTGCCGCCGCCACCCAGATCAAGCCGAGCCCGACCATCGTGGCATAGGACGAACAGCCCCTGACGCCGCAGGACCGGATCGGATCGGCCAGCCCGGCCGTCACCATTTCCGCATATTCCTCGGGCGTCATCCCGCGTCGCGCGATTCCTTCGAGATGCTCAAGCCCGGTGCCGAGGAACAGCACAGCAATTGCGATCATCTGCGCGGTCGTCTTCCATTTGGCGAGCTTCGTGACCGTCAGAAGTCCCGCGGTTGAACCGAGATATTCCCTGAGCCCAGAGACGAAGACCTCGCGGAAGAGGATCACTGCGGCGGGCAGGATCAGCCAGGGATTCATCCCGGAATACCCGGTGATCACCATGATCGCGATAACCACCATCGCCTTGTCGGCGATCGGGTCGAGCATGGCGCCAAACTTCGATTCCTGCTTCCAGAGCCGCGCAAGATAGCCGTCGAAATAGTCCGTCACCGCCGCGCCGACGAAAAGCGCGAGCGCGAACCAGTCGGCCCACGGGCGGTGAAAATACAGGAACATCACTGCCACGCCCGGCGCGGCAAGAAGGCGAAGCATTGTCAGAACGTTCGGGATCGTCCAGTTCATGGCGGAACCGTATCGTCGGGGCCCGGGGGATGAAAGGGGGATTGCAGCGTCCAGCAGATCGCCGAGCATCGCCGGCCGGTGCGTCAGGCAATTGGCCTTCGCCGCCAAATCGGCAATAGTCACGCTGTCAGCTGTGCCGCATCTCAGCTCGGAGACGGCTTACTAAGCCTGGGTGTCGATGGGGGGTTAATGGAACGATTTCTCTTCCGCAAAGTCGAGTTGTGGGTCGTCGGTGTCATCCTTATCTTCACGCTCATTGGCGCAGTCGTCTTCGGGATCATCGTCCGGAATCGCGCGTTGGGTCACGACAGGTTCGGCATTGTCGGCGAAGCGGCCTTTGCGGTCGCGAGCATCCCATCCACGGTGCGACAATGGAGCCGCACAGACCCGATGCGCGCCCGCGAAGGCGAGAGTCGCTTTGCGGGACTGCGCGGCTGGCAGAACGGCGCGCAACCGCTGCCGGGCTACCTTCTTCTATCGCGCTACGACGGCGATCGGCGCGGGCACAGCGTGGAGCTTGTCGACCTTTCCGACTTCTCGACCGAATTCACCTGGGCGCTAGATGCCGGGACGCTGTTCGAGGGATTGACGCCCGGCCCCGGCTACGGCGCTGGATCGAAGATCACTACCGACCGGTTCCGTGCCATCCATCCTTTGCCCTTTCCCAACGGCGATCTGCTAATCAAGGACCACAGCTCACCTGCGGTCAGGGTAAGCGCCTGCGGAGAGCGTATCTGGGGCAATCCGCGGATATTTCACCATTCTTCCGAATTTGGCCCGGAGGGCGACATCTGGATTCCGGCCATCAAGATTCCTGCAAGCGTGCCGTGGAGCGGTGGAGACTTGACCGACGATTCGATCGTTCGGTTGACGCCGCAAGGCGAAATCAAGGAAGAGTACTCTGTGTCGCGGCTGCTTCTGGAGAACGGCTATGAGTGGCTGTTGTCTGGAATGGGGGGCGAAAAGGACAGCGACCCCATCCATATGAATGACATTCAGCCCGTGATGACAGAGGGCACGGCATGGCGGCGCGGCGACCTTCTTGTCAGCATCCGGCACCGCTCAGCCGTATTCTTGTTCCGGCCGTCGACCGGCAAGATCTTGTGGCTTAAAACAGGGCCTTGGGTCTTTCAGCACGATATCGATATTGTCGGCGATGGACAGGTCGTGATCTTCGACAACGCGATGAACCCCAAGCTGATGCCGGTACCGGAAGGCCGTTTCAACCGCGTGCTGCATGTGGACCTGGGGTCCAACGCGGTCGAAGCGTACCAGCCCGAGGCTTTCGCGGCGGCCGAGATTCGCACGGTGCACGAGGGGTTGGCCGACCAGATGCCGGATGGCCGTATTCTGGTCGAAGAGGAGAATTTCGGGCGCATTATTGTGCTGAACGCCGATGGCAGCGTTGCAGCCGAGTACATCAACGGTGCCGACGACGGAATGGTCTACCGCCTCGGCTGGAGTCGCTACATGTCACAAGCGGAAGGCGATGCGCTCAGGGCCGCTTTGGAAGCCGTTTCCTGTGACGAGTAGATGCGGGCTGCGTGGCTACCCCTCGGCGTGGAAGAAATCGTAGACGGTCTGCGCCATCGCGGCGGAGATCCCGTCCACAGCCTTCAGGTCTTCAAGCCCCGCGCGGCTAACCGCCTTGGCCGAGCCGAAATGTGTCAGTAGCGCCCGCTTGCGCGCTGCGCCCACGCCCGGGATTTCGTCAAGGGGCGTCGCGCCCACAGACTTGGCCCGCTTGGCCCGATGTGCGCCAATGGCCCAGCGATGCGCCTCGTCGCGAAGCCGCTGAATGAAGTAGAGCACCGGTGAATTGTGCGGCAGCGCGAAGGGCGGCTTGCCGGGGCGGTGGAACTCCTCTTTTCCCGCATCGCGGTCGAGTCCCTTTGCGACCCCGATCATCGGCACATCTTCGACCGCCAGGTCCTCCATGATCTCGGCGACCGCCGAGACCTGCCCAGCTCCGCCGTCGATCAAGATGAGATCCGGCCACGCCTGGCTCTCGCGGTCCGGGTCTTCCTTCAGAAGTCTCCGGAAGCGGCGAGACAACACTTCCTTCATCATTGCGAAATCGTCGCCCGGGGTCAGATCCGTCCCTTTGATGTTGAACTTGCGGTACTGGCCCTTTTCGAAACCTTCCGGTCCCGCGACGATCATCCCGCCTACCGCATGTGCGCCTTGGATATGTGAGTTGTCATAGACTTCGATCCGTCGCGGCGCTGCGTCCAGGTCGAACGCCTCCGCCAGCCCCTCCAAGAGCTTCGACTGCGCCGCGCTTTCGCTCATGCGCCGGGCGAGGCTTTCTCGGGCATTCCGCGCCGCATTCTCGACGAGTTCCAACTTTTCCCCCCGCTGAGGCACCGCAATCTCAACTTTCCGACCGGCGCGGTCCGACAGCAGCTCCGTCATCAGATCAGCGTCCTCGATTGGATGCGACAAGAGGATTAGTTTAGGCGGCTCCTTGCCTGCGTAGAATTGGCCGAGGAAGGCTTCAAGTACTTCGGCCTCCTCCGCCCCCGCCCCGGTCTTGGGGTAGAAGTCGCGGTTGCCCCAGCTCTGGTTTGCGCGGATGAAGAAGACCTGCACGCAGGCTTGACCGCCCTCCGCATGAAGCGCGACCACATCCGCCTCAGCCACGCCACGCGGGTTGATTCCCTGAGCCGACTGCACCTGCGTCAGCGCCTTGATCCGGTCGCGAAGCGCTGCTGCTCGCTCGTACTCTAAAGCCTCCGAAGCCACCGCCATGTCTTCGGCTAGCTTCGCCTGCACCTGGGTCGTGCGCCCCTGCAGGAAGCGCTCGGCGTCAGCGACGAGCGTGCCGTATTCCTCCTTGGTCACATGGCCTACACATGGCGCCGAGCACCGCTTGATCTGATAGAGTAGGCAGGGCCGCGTACGGCTTTGGAACATCGCGTCCGAGCAGTTTCGGAGAAGAAACACCTTCTGCAACTGATTCAAAGTCCGGTTCACTGCCCCCGCACTCGCGAACGGGCCGTAGTAGTTCCCCTTTTCCTTCTTCGCGCCGCGATGCTTCTTGATCTGCGGGAATTCGTGCTCTCTCGACACTAGGATGTTCGGGAAAGACTTGTCGTCGCGCAACAGCACGTTGAAGTAGGGCTTGAGCTGCTTGATCAGATTTTGCTCCAAAAGCAGAGCCTCAGTCTCTGTCCGCGTCGTCAGGAACATCATCGAATGGGTCGCGTGGATCATCCGCTGGATCCTGAGTGAATGGCCAGCGGGCCGGGCATAGTTCGACACCCGTGCCTTGAGGTTCCGCGCCTTGCCGACATAGAGCACACGGCCCTCCGCATCGAGCATGCGGTAGACCCCCGGTTGACCGGTCAGTGTTCTGAGATACGACTGGATCAGAGTGTGACCGGCGGCCTTCCCCGACGTCAATTCAACCATAGCGCTTCAACCTGCGATTCCGGCCACCGATTCTCGGTTCGGGCTGCAATCTTAACTGCCCAAAATCAAGAGAAAACCTTTCCACGGAAAATGTGGATAACTTTGTCGAAAAGAATTGGGCACCGGTAATTTTCTGTTGTTTTCGGCAGGCTTCGTCACTTTGCCTATTTTTTGTGCGCTCCTTCAAGGCATTGAAAATGAACGGTATTTTTCGTGATCTGCGCAAATCCCTGAAAGCATTGAAAGAATCGTTACCTGTTTGTCATCCGGCGTTTACAAGTGGACAAGTCAAGCCCAGAAGAGGTTCCGGACAGCCAGAAACCGCTAGTCCACACCCAAAATATCCGGCGATGTCCAGCCGAGATGTTGCCCCCCATCGACACAGATGAGTTGCCCTGTCACGGCCGGCGCGTCGACAAGGTAGCCAAGCGCCGCGCAGATATCCTCGGGGTTCGCTCCGCGTTTGAGGATCGAGCCGGCGCGCTGCGCCCTGAACTGTTCCTCGGTCTGTCCTAATCCTTGAAGCGTCGAACCGGGACCAATCGCGTTCACTCGCACGTTGGGGGCAAGTGCGCGCGCGGCAGTCTGGG
Proteins encoded in this region:
- a CDS encoding molybdenum cofactor biosynthesis protein MoaE codes for the protein MRIHVQREPFDYGAECANFGQGGRDVGAVVTFLGVVRDDSGKLAAMEIEYYPGMTERAIAAIADEARTRWGLADLLIIHRHGLLAPGEAIMMVATAARHRAAAFDAAEFLMDYLKSRAPFWKKEIGPDGAKWVAAKDADEDALGRW
- a CDS encoding arylsulfotransferase family protein translates to MELVDLSDFSTEFTWALDAGTLFEGLTPGPGYGAGSKITTDRFRAIHPLPFPNGDLLIKDHSSPAVRVSACGERIWGNPRIFHHSSEFGPEGDIWIPAIKIPASVPWSGGDLTDDSIVRLTPQGEIKEEYSVSRLLLENGYEWLLSGMGGEKDSDPIHMNDIQPVMTEGTAWRRGDLLVSIRHRSAVFLFRPSTGKILWLKTGPWVFQHDIDIVGDGQVVIFDNAMNPKLMPVPEGRFNRVLHVDLGSNAVEAYQPEAFAAAEIRTVHEGLADQMPDGRILVEEENFGRIIVLNADGSVAAEYINGADDGMVYRLGWSRYMSQAEGDALRAALEAVSCDE
- the moaD gene encoding molybdopterin converting factor subunit 1 produces the protein MIDVLYFAWVRERIGQPRERVETQATTVAELVEELRAREERYALAFSDISALRVALDQELSDFSAPLDGVREVAFFPPMTGG
- a CDS encoding OmpA family protein is translated as MRLNPLRTLPPRLVAPLIFALAAGLSILTAAWAAEVVERRSAAGVIEALSGAGHGWAEVSTDGLQVMLSGTAPTETARFRALSTAGAVVDPDRLIDAMDVTDAAAIAAPDFVIEILRNADGISLIGLVPEAADRAQIVAQLTNVAGTGSVTDMLEAASHPVPDGWKEAVEFGIEALAVLPRSKVSISATRISVTAISDSAAEKARIESELSRKAPRGLRLVLDISAPRPVITPFTLRFIIDQQSTRFDACSADSERARDRIIAAAVAAGASGKSACTIGLGVPTPDWAEAVTMGIAALKDLGAGSITYSDADISLIAADTVSQEAFDRVVGELESNLPEVFSLHAVLTPEPEAPSADTGIKEFSATLSEDGRLDLRGRLGGELSREAVESFARARFGGAKVYAAMRLDPEVPPGWPVRVLAALEAMGELSYGSVIVRPALIRITGVTGSTTASDAVARILSDKLGDAQQFDLNIRYDEKLDPLLGLPTDEECETELNQILAFAKINFEPGSAQIAIDAKDTLDKIADRMRDCADFPMEIAGHTDSQGREEMNLSLSQERAEAVIGALMSRRVLTGNLTAVGYGETVPIADNGTDEGREANRRIEFRLLRPASSEVAGEGEDQGEVTSEGGPAIVVEVQTPDGDTIRPRKRPEATD
- the uvrC gene encoding excinuclease ABC subunit UvrC, which codes for MVELTSGKAAGHTLIQSYLRTLTGQPGVYRMLDAEGRVLYVGKARNLKARVSNYARPAGHSLRIQRMIHATHSMMFLTTRTETEALLLEQNLIKQLKPYFNVLLRDDKSFPNILVSREHEFPQIKKHRGAKKEKGNYYGPFASAGAVNRTLNQLQKVFLLRNCSDAMFQSRTRPCLLYQIKRCSAPCVGHVTKEEYGTLVADAERFLQGRTTQVQAKLAEDMAVASEALEYERAAALRDRIKALTQVQSAQGINPRGVAEADVVALHAEGGQACVQVFFIRANQSWGNRDFYPKTGAGAEEAEVLEAFLGQFYAGKEPPKLILLSHPIEDADLMTELLSDRAGRKVEIAVPQRGEKLELVENAARNARESLARRMSESAAQSKLLEGLAEAFDLDAAPRRIEVYDNSHIQGAHAVGGMIVAGPEGFEKGQYRKFNIKGTDLTPGDDFAMMKEVLSRRFRRLLKEDPDRESQAWPDLILIDGGAGQVSAVAEIMEDLAVEDVPMIGVAKGLDRDAGKEEFHRPGKPPFALPHNSPVLYFIQRLRDEAHRWAIGAHRAKRAKSVGATPLDEIPGVGAARKRALLTHFGSAKAVSRAGLEDLKAVDGISAAMAQTVYDFFHAEG
- the pgsA gene encoding CDP-diacylglycerol--glycerol-3-phosphate 3-phosphatidyltransferase: MNWTIPNVLTMLRLLAAPGVAVMFLYFHRPWADWFALALFVGAAVTDYFDGYLARLWKQESKFGAMLDPIADKAMVVIAIMVITGYSGMNPWLILPAAVILFREVFVSGLREYLGSTAGLLTVTKLAKWKTTAQMIAIAVLFLGTGLEHLEGIARRGMTPEEYAEMVTAGLADPIRSCGVRGCSSYATMVGLGLIWVAAALTFITGWDYFRKALPFLKDDA